The DNA sequence CTGCGCCGCGGCGACGACTACTCGATCATGGACACGACCGGGCCGGCGTTCAGCTACCACCCGGACAAGCTGTCCATGGAGCGGACCGAGGACTCGGCGTTCGGCCCGGTCGACCGCATCGGTCAGCTCACCATGCGCAACCTCGACATCGCCGACTCGCGTGCCAAGCTGGAGCAGTACGCCGGGCTCGGCATGGTCGGCAGCCAGTCGACGCTGATCGGCACGCCGCAGGTGGCGCCGACCGAGCTGATCGGCGAGATGCCCGAGGGCGGCGCGGAGGCCATCGCCTCGCGCGGCAGGGTGGCCGACGACGAGCTGCTCGACCACGCCGCGCTGGAAGCCGGCAACGACTGACCGCCCCGTGACGCGCGTGCGCCGCTCCCGTCGAGCGGCGCACGCGCGTTCCGGCGTGACCGGGCCCCTGTCTCGGTGGTGCTGCCGGTGGACGTCACCCGCGCGACCACGGCGAACCCGCGGCGAACGGCAACGCGGGAGAAGTAGCGGGCCGACCGCCGGTGTGAGACTCCCTGTACCTCGCTCCGAGCGGAAGGCAGGGCGGCATGAACAACTCCACGGTACTCCTCCTGTTCCCGATCACCGTGGCCGTCATCATGCTCGGCCTCGGCCTCACCCTGACCGTCGCGGACTTCCGCCGGGTGGTGAAGTACCCGCGGGCGATGGTGGTCTGCCTGGTGTGCCAGATGCTGGTGCTGCCCGCGATCTGCCTCGGCCTGGTCGTCGGGTTCGGCCTGCGGCCCGAGCTGGCCATCGGCATGATGCTGCTCGCCGCGTCGCCGGGCGGCAGCACGGCCAGCCTCTACAGCCACCTGTTCAAGGGCGACGTGGCGTTGAACATCTCGCTGACCGCGGTCAACTCGGTGCTGGCGATGTTCACCCTGCCGCTGATCGTCAACCTGTCGGTGACGGGCTTCCTCGGCGCGGACAGCTCGATCGGCCTGCAGTTCGACAAGGTCGTGCAGGTGTTCTCGATCGTGCTGGTCCCGATCGCGATCGGCATGGCGCTGCGCGCGAAGTTCGCGAGCTTCGCCATCCGGATGGAGCGCCCGGTCAAGATCCTGTCCGTGATCGTGCTCGTCATGATGATCGCGGGGGTGATCAGC is a window from the Saccharothrix saharensis genome containing:
- a CDS encoding bile acid:sodium symporter family protein, which gives rise to MNNSTVLLLFPITVAVIMLGLGLTLTVADFRRVVKYPRAMVVCLVCQMLVLPAICLGLVVGFGLRPELAIGMMLLAASPGGSTASLYSHLFKGDVALNISLTAVNSVLAMFTLPLIVNLSVTGFLGADSSIGLQFDKVVQVFSIVLVPIAIGMALRAKFASFAIRMERPVKILSVIVLVMMIAGVISGLGEEVFEILGDIILVVVLFNLLGMAIGYFGPRLLKVGPRESVASAFEIGLHNAPLSIAIAMSPTLLNSTEMAMPSVTYGFVMFFTALVFGLVVARRVPAPTADRAVTPSGT